Proteins encoded together in one Porites lutea chromosome 2, jaPorLute2.1, whole genome shotgun sequence window:
- the LOC140927058 gene encoding uncharacterized protein, whose protein sequence is MFQNIFLLNLMFGVSNLYFKVLGFHSLTVNNYVLVGSVYQVIHVDDWFGCILSCHDDLPCISYNYNTSSRLCELNYCSGLQDLCDRDNLLIYSTGCVFQKIRDCENDRSSSNTSRIQESGKSAPAGFPQNVREINKTSRSILIAWDAVLTNSSKQQNYKVAYIRFKRITGAAIKTIQVYTVYANLTGLLHNTRYNITVLAYNEYGDGPSSELVVLKTDQGSKISSLCLLF, encoded by the exons ATGTTTCAGAATATCTTTCTTCTCAATTTAATGTTCGGGGTTTCGaatctttatttcaaagtaCTGGGATTTCACTCCCTGACTGTAAATAACTACGTCTTAGTTGGCAGTGTATATCAGGTGATACACGTTGATGACTGGTTCGGCTGCATTCTGAGTTGTCATGACGATCTACCGTGCATTTCGTACAACTACAACACATCTAGTAGACTGTGTGAACTAAACTATTGCAGTGGCCTACAAGACTTATGCGACAGAGATAACTTGCTTATTTACTCGACCGGTTGTGTATTTCAGAAGATACGGGACTGTGAG AACGACAGATCCAGCAGTAACACTTCTAGAATACAGGAATCTGGCAAATCAG CACCCGCAGGTTTCCCACAAAATGTGCGAGAAATCAACAAGACTTCCAGAAGCATTTTGATCGCTTGGGATGCAGTCCTAACCAACAGCAGCAAGCAACAGAACTACAAAGTGGCCTACATCCGGTTTAAAAGGATAACAGGAGCCGCTATAAAAACGATTCAGGTTTACACTGTGTATGCCAACTTAACTGGACTACTGCATAACACTAGATACAACATTACAGTACTTGCGTACAACGAGTATGGAGATGGGCCCAGTAGCGAGCTTGTAGTCTTAAAAACAGATCAAGGCAGTAAGATCAGTTCGTTGTGTTTACTATTTTAG
- the LOC140927059 gene encoding neogenin-like, giving the protein MWNKVPYGKRKGHIRQYKVEYTEVASNYTQIREVGDKTRHLMVVDLKKNAHYTIKVSAATIKGYGPASQPLSVLTEQDLPSAPPQIVRAMNKTSTSILITWYEVPFGQKNGHILSYNVTYTLVKQNVTTTKQIEAPTLQVNLTGLRANTNYSITVMASTIKGHGPASPAIYVSTQNEGQ; this is encoded by the exons ATGTGGAATAAGGTGCCTTATGGTAAAAGGAAGGGTCATATACGGCAATACAAAGTGGAGTATACCGAGGTTGCAAGCAATTATACACAAATCAGAGAAGTCGGCGACAAAACGCGCCACCTAATGGTTGTCGACTTAAAAAAGAACGCTCATTATACGATCAAAGTATCAGCTGCCACAATAAAGGGATACGGACCAGCAAGTCAGCCCTTATCAGTCTTAACAGAGCAGGACT TACCCAGTGCACCTCCTCAAATTGTTCGGGCAATGAACAAAACTTCCACCAGCATCCTTATCACGTGGTATGAGGTTCCCTTTGGTCAAAAGAATGGTCATATTTTAAGTTACAATGTCACTTACACACTGGTGAAGCAAAACGtcacaacaacaaaacagaTTGAAGCTCCAACACTTCAAGTGAATCTAACTGGACTGAGAGCAAACACAAACTACAGCATCACAGTAATGGCCTCGACTATCAAAGGACATGGACCAGCTAGTCCAGCTATTTATGTTAGCACTCAAAATGAAGGCCAGTAG